In a genomic window of Intestinimonas massiliensis (ex Afouda et al. 2020):
- a CDS encoding transposon-encoded TnpW family protein gives MQTADTTPARAPEDAPALVKKIGKTTYKVRVHFSQTSTETMSDKIKRMLKNEIQQM, from the coding sequence ATGCAGACCGCAGACACCACCCCGGCCAGAGCGCCGGAGGATGCCCCCGCGCTGGTAAAGAAAATCGGCAAGACCACCTACAAGGTGCGCGTCCATTTCAGCCAGACCAGCACCGAAACCATGAGCGACAAAATCAAGCGTATGCTCAAAAACGAAATACAGCAGATGTGA